The following are encoded together in the Tripterygium wilfordii isolate XIE 37 chromosome 18, ASM1340144v1, whole genome shotgun sequence genome:
- the LOC119983853 gene encoding uncharacterized protein LOC119983853 isoform X1 has translation MADWSELPPDLLLTIARKLINVPDDHYRLSCVCRSWSHVILDYLNRYVLPYSPCLMVPGINCDVTCKFRRLLSFPVGKDITKEGERLPQIPVPHIDLCRGSYEGWLVMIKNNLDMYLLNPFSDRRIDLPSETTLQQPSDGEERLSKWDVYKAILSKNPSDASDCFVMVLFDGLAFCKLGDKVWTPIHHQRQTWEGYMDALYFKGNFYIVSSNSVTYICDVRASPQPSMTKIEVEQCLLCSFFLVESRGELWKIYCGTGYDSSEDEEEFPEDLHTEDHVINQAEQSGNGDLNCFDKYDLVDHNHYFSSSLKTKYFCVWKLDTVGGSKPSWIDVENLDGVALFLGLNQSFSLSDPRIFGYQENRIYYTDSSRELHKRGWPSGYDTGIFNFRDDTIESLYKTDSKSVKPPAIWVTPKA, from the exons CCCGCCAGATCTCTTATTGACAATCGCAAGAAAGCTGATCAATGTTCCAGATGATCACTATCGTCTTAGTTGTGTGTGCAGATCATGGAGCCATGTTATATTGGATTACCTCAACAGATATGTCCTTCCTTATTCTCCTTGTCTGATGGTTCCCGGCATCAACTGTGATGTCACCTGCAAATTTCGTCGTCTGCTGAGCTTCCCGGTTGGCAAGGATATCACTAAAGAAGGGGAGCGTTTGCCCCAAATTCCGGTGCCTCACATAGATCTATGTCGTGGATCCTACGAGGGATGGCTTGTGATGATAAAAAACAACTTGGACATGTACTTGTTGAATCCGTTTTCTGACCGTCGCATAGATCTTCCTTCTGAAACTACCCTGCAGCAGCCTTCCGATGGAGAGGAACGCCTGTCTAAGTGGGACGTGTACAAAGCA atattatcaaaAAATCCTAGTGACGCCTCGGATTGCTTTGTCATGGTTCTCTTTGACGGATTGGCTTTTTGCAAGCTTGGTGACAAAGTTTGGACACCTATTCACCATCAACGTCAAACGTGGGAGGGTTATATGGATGCCTTGTATTTCAAGGGAAACTTCTACATTGTATCATCCAATTCAGTGACTTATATTTGTGACGTTCGTGCTTCTCCTCAACCATCAATGACGAAGATAGAAGTGGAGCAATGTTTACTTTGTAGTTTCTTTTTGGTGGAATCAAGAGGAGAATTATGGAAAATATATTGTGGTACCGGATATGATTCCAGTGAGGATGAGGAAGAATTTCCTGAAGATCTCCATACAGAAGATCATGTGATCAACCAAGCAGAACAATCTGGTAATGGTGACCTGAATTGTTTTGATAAGTACGATTTGGTCGATCATAATCATTATTTTTCGTCTTCATTAAAAACGAAATATTTTTGTGTATGGAAGTTGGATACAGTGGGCGGATCAAAGCCAAGTTGGATTGACGTCGAGAATTTAGATGGAGTAGCATTGTTTTTGGGTTTGAATCAGTCCTTTTCCCTCTCAGATCCTCGCATTTTTGGGTATCAAGAAAACCGGATATATTATACAGATAGTTCTCGTGAGTTACACAAACGTGGATGGCCTTCAGGTTATGACACCGGCATTTTCAACTTCAGGGATGATACTATTGAGTCACTTTACAAAACAGATTCCAAATCTGTGAAGCCACCAGCTATTTGGGTTACCCCCAAGGCATGA
- the LOC119983853 gene encoding uncharacterized protein LOC119983853 isoform X2 — MADWSELPPDLLLTIARKLINVPDDHYRLSCVCRSWSHVILDYLNRYVLPYSPCLMVPGINCDVTCKFRRLLSFPVGKDITKEGERLPQIPVPHIDLCRGSYEGWLVMIKNNLDMYLLNPFSDRRIDLPSETTLQQPSDGEERLSKWDVYKAILSKNPSDASDCFVMVLFDGLAFCKLGDKVWTPIHHQRQTWEGYMDALYFKGNFYIVSSNSVTYICDVRASPQPSMTKIEVEQCLLCSFFLVESRGELWKIYCGTGYDSSEDEEEFPEDLHTEDHVINQAEQSVGYSGRIKAKLD, encoded by the exons CCCGCCAGATCTCTTATTGACAATCGCAAGAAAGCTGATCAATGTTCCAGATGATCACTATCGTCTTAGTTGTGTGTGCAGATCATGGAGCCATGTTATATTGGATTACCTCAACAGATATGTCCTTCCTTATTCTCCTTGTCTGATGGTTCCCGGCATCAACTGTGATGTCACCTGCAAATTTCGTCGTCTGCTGAGCTTCCCGGTTGGCAAGGATATCACTAAAGAAGGGGAGCGTTTGCCCCAAATTCCGGTGCCTCACATAGATCTATGTCGTGGATCCTACGAGGGATGGCTTGTGATGATAAAAAACAACTTGGACATGTACTTGTTGAATCCGTTTTCTGACCGTCGCATAGATCTTCCTTCTGAAACTACCCTGCAGCAGCCTTCCGATGGAGAGGAACGCCTGTCTAAGTGGGACGTGTACAAAGCA atattatcaaaAAATCCTAGTGACGCCTCGGATTGCTTTGTCATGGTTCTCTTTGACGGATTGGCTTTTTGCAAGCTTGGTGACAAAGTTTGGACACCTATTCACCATCAACGTCAAACGTGGGAGGGTTATATGGATGCCTTGTATTTCAAGGGAAACTTCTACATTGTATCATCCAATTCAGTGACTTATATTTGTGACGTTCGTGCTTCTCCTCAACCATCAATGACGAAGATAGAAGTGGAGCAATGTTTACTTTGTAGTTTCTTTTTGGTGGAATCAAGAGGAGAATTATGGAAAATATATTGTGGTACCGGATATGATTCCAGTGAGGATGAGGAAGAATTTCCTGAAGATCTCCATACAGAAGATCATGTGATCAACCAAGCAGAACAATCTG TTGGATACAGTGGGCGGATCAAAGCCAAGTTGGATTGA